TTTTGTCGAGCGATTTGATATTCCCGTCTACCACCCAGATGTCCGCGTGTGGGAGATATTCGATCATAATGGCGAAGGTATGGCGCTGTTTTACGGCGATTTCTTCGCGCGGGATTCCAAAGGTGGCGGGGCGTGGATGGGCAATTTCGTTGAGCAATCGCACGAGTTTGCCGCACGCCCGGTGATTTACAACGTCTGTAATTATCAAAAACCGGCCAACGGTCAGACGGCGCTGCTCTCCTGGGACGACGTCATCACGCTGTTCCATGAATTTGGCCATACCCTGCACGGCCTGTTTGCCAATCAACGTTTTGCCACGTTATCCGGGACCAATACGCCGCGCGATTTCGTCGAATTCCCGTCGCAAATCAATGAGCATTGGGCCAGCCATCCGCAGGTTTTTGCCCGTTTTGCCCGGCACTATCAGACAGGCGAACCGATGCCAGATGCCCTGCGCGAAAAAATGCTCAATGCCACGCAGTTCAACAAAGGTTACGACATGACCGAACTGCTTAGCGCGGCGCTACTGGATATGAACTGGCACGCGATTGATGTGCAGGAAAACGTAGAAGATCTCGACACCTTCGAATCTGCCGCGCTGAAAAAAGAGGGTCTGGATCTGCCTGCCGTACCACCGCGCTATCGCAGCAGTTATTTTGCCCATATCTTCGGCGGTGGATACGCGGCGGGGTATTACGCCTATTTGTGGACGCAAATGCTGGCCGACGACGGCTATCAGTGGTTTGAAGAGCACGGCGGATTGACGCGCGAGAACGGACAGAAATTCCGTGAAGCCATTTTATCGCGCGGGAACAGCACGGATTTAGCTGAACTTTATCGTGATTGGCGTGGACACGATCCAAAGCTTGAACCGATGCTGGTGAATCGTGGCTTGAACGGATAAGCGTTATTTATGCTGGAAAAAGAACCGGGTGCGATACCCGGCTTTTTATATTCGATTTCCTTTCATAAAATGGCTCCGCGTCCGCAATTCTACGGCTAACCATCTCAAATATTGTCACGTTTTGGATCCCATATTTCCTTACATCGGACATGTAAAAAACTTTTATCCAATAGGCCCCGCAGGGGGGACTTCTCGTTAACGAGTAATCGTTTCTCTTTGCTTGAGAACTGGCATGATATATAGCGTAAATGCGCATCTTCATAGTTAATTTATCAAGGGGGTGTTTTTAAGATGAGACAACGCACGTATATTAGAAATGTATGATAAGAAAGGAAAATATGAGTATGTTTAGATGCCTCGCTTTTGCAACATTCCTGCTGACCCCGGTAATTTGCTTTGGGGCAGCACATGAAGAAATAGTGCGTTTAAATGCAGAACAAAAGGCGGGTAGTCAGCTTGTTTGTCATGTCCCACTGAATATTATCGTCGACCAGAAGCCCGTTACACTGGATTTTAAAAACAGTATGACGGTGATTTCAAATCGGGGTAGCACCAGGACATATCAGGTTATCGCAACGTTTGTACCTAATGGCGCAACCCTACCTATTATCACACAACACTACCGCCTCAACGTCATTACAGACGAAACAGGCCAAACACATAAAATCGATCCGAACAGCGTCAGCGTAACAAGTCCATACTCTGCGGAGATGGCCAAAAACAATGAATCCCAGCTGCGTAATGCACCTGAAAGTTATCAATCCGATAGCATGGTGACGGTGACTGATTTCCCGGACTTCGAGATTCAGGGATATGAAAATGGCCCTGTTACTCGATGTACTATTGTCTCTGACAAAAGTAATGGGTAGTGCGCGTCGTAGGTACAGGATGCTTACTGTTCGTCGAGGGGAGGTTGTTCCCTAAAATAGCAAAGCATAAAAAAGCCGGATTTTAACCCGGCTTTTTAAGATGTTTACGCCAGCTCGTTCGGGCTGGTTTCGCCTTTTTCCAGCTGCTGCAAGTTGCCCAGCGTCGTTTCCGAAATACTGATCAGCGCTTCGGCGGTTAAAAACGCCTGATGACCGGTAAACAACACGTTATGGCAGGCGGATAAGCGGCGGAACACGTCGTCCTGAATCACGTCGTTAGACTTGTCTTCAAAGAACAGGTCGCGTTCGTTCTCATAAACGTCCATCCCCAGCGCGCCGATTTTTTGCGTTTTCAGCGCTTCGATGGCGGCCTGAGAATCAATCAGAGCACCACGGCTGGTATTAATGATCATCACACCGTCTTTCATCTGTTCGAACGCACTTTCATTCAACAGATGATAGTTTTCCGGCGTCAGCGGGCAGTGCAGAGAAATGACGTCCGACTCGGAGAACAGCGTTTGCAGATCGACATATTCAACACCCAGTTCTAGCGCAGCGGCGCTTGGGTACGGATCAAACGCCAGCAGGCGCATGCCGAAACCTTTAAGAATACGCAGGGCGGCGATCCCGATTTTTCCCGTACCAATCACCCCGGCGGTTTTGCCGTACATAGTGAAGCCGGTCAGGCCTTCGAGAGAGAAGTTCGCATCGCGGGTACGCTGATAAGCGCGGTGAATTCGACGGTTAAGCGACATCATCATGCCGATGGCATGTTCCGCAACCGCCTCAGGCGAATACGCCGGAACGCGAACCACTTTCAGACCCAGCTCTTTGGCGGCGTCCAGATCGACATTATTGAAGCCGGCACAGCGCAGAGCGATGTATTTCACGCCATGCTTTTTCAACTCTTCCAGAACCGGACGGCTACCGTCATCGTTCACAAAAATACAGACGGCTTCGCAGCCATGCGCAGTTTTGGCGGTTTTTTCGTTCAGCAGAAAGTCGAAAAATTCAAGTTCGAATCCGTAAGACTCGTTAACATGTTGCAGATACTTTTTATCGTACTGTTTCGTGCTATATACCGCGAGTTTCATAAGACTTTCTCCAGTGATTTTACATTCACGTTAGCATGATTAAAATATTCTTACAATTTCTAAAATATTATTGATTTCAATAAGTTCGATGAATAATTTTACAGCATCTATCCTTAAAAAAGGCGTTGGCTACACTTGATTGGCTAAACATGACACAATACGGGGCAATGCAGGCTTATTTATTTTGCAAAATCAGGATATTAACTGCCCATGAAGGGTAAATACAAAGCCGCAATCGCGCTCCTGTTACTGATCATACTGTTGCCGCTGACGCTGCTGATGACGCTCGCCCAGTGGGTACCAACGCTTGCCGGGATCTGGCTGCCCGTCGGGACGCGTATTGCGTTCGAGCAAAGCCCACGCCTCACCCGTAACCACATTGTGATTCCCGATCTCCGCTATCTGGTCGAAGATTGCGAAATCGCCCGCGTCGAGAACGCCACGCTTTCGCACCCCAGTCGCTGGAAACTTGAGGTCGGCGCGCTGGATCTCAATACCGCCTGCCTCAATAAATTGCCGCAAGCCGAGCAATCCCAGGCCGCGCCCAAAACGCTCGCCGAATGGCAATCTATGCTGCCGTACACCTGGCTCACCATCGATCGTTTGACGTTGTCGCCATGGCAACAGTGGCAGGGAAAGCTCAACGTATCATTGACGCCATCAATGCAGGAAATCACTTATCAGGGTGAACAGGTCAAAGTACGCGGCAAGTTACGTGGACAAAGCCTGACCATCAGTGAGTTCGAGCTTCACCTTCCTCAGGCGGAACAGCCCATCAAGCTGGCCGGTGAATTTACCCTGCCATTAATACTGGATGGCGCTCCCGTGCAAGGCCACGCGCAGGCGACGTTTAACGTGCCACAAATTCCGTCGCTGGTGGATGCCGATCTCGACTGGGAAGACAACCGTGGGCAGCTGGTGGTCATGGCGCGGGGTAACCCCGATCCGTTGCTTGATTTGCCCTGGCAGCTTACCGCAGAACAGTTAACGGTCAGTGACGGACGCTGGCACTGGGATCTCTCCGGTTTGCCGCTGAGTGGGCGCGTTGGCGTCAAAGTGGAAAACTGGCAGCAGGGCCTCGAATCTGCAACGATAAGCGGTCGTCTGAACATCCTGACGCAGGGCGATGCCGGTAAAGGGAACGCGGTGCTGACCCTTGGACCGGGCAAACTCAGCATGGACAATAGCGCCATGCCGCTCCAGTTAACGGGCGAAGCCAAACACAACGATCTGATTCTGTATGCCATTCTTCCGGCCCAATTTACGGGCAGCTTGGCCGATCCACAGCTGACGTTTGAACCGGGCGCACTGCTGCGTTCGCGCGGTCGAATTATTGATTCACTGAATATCGACGAAATACGCTGGCCGTTGGCGGGAGTTAAGCTCTCACAAAAGGGCGTCGACGGGCGTTTGCAGGCGATCCTCAAGGCGCATGAAAACGAGATGGGTGATTTTGTGCTGCATCTCGACGGACAGGCAAACGACTTTTTGGCGGACAAAGGGCTGTGGCGTTGGCGCTACTGGGGTGACGGACATTTCACGCCGATGAATGCGCGCTGGGATGTGGCCGGGAAAGGAGAATGGCGCGACAGCGCAATCGAGCTGACCGCGTTGTCGACTGGATTCGATAAGCTGGAATACGGCACCATGCTGGTGAGCAAACCCCGACTAGTGCTGGAGCACCCGGTACGCTGGCAGCGTGATGAAACCACTCCGCACTTTAGCGGGGCGCTATCGCTGGATGCGCAGCAAACGACGTTTTCTGGCGGGAGCGTACTCCCGCCATCGACGCTTAAATTCAGCGTCGACGGGCGTGATCCCACGTTTTTCCAGTTTAAAGGCGATCTGCATGCAGGCAAGATTGGCCCGGTTCAGGTTAATGGTCGTTGGGACGGAGAACGCCTGCGCGGTCAGGCATGGTGGCCAAAACAGTCACTCAACGTATTCCAGCCGTTGGTTCCGCCCGACTGGAAAATGAACCTGCGCGAGGGTGAGCTTTATGCGCAAGTGGCATTTTCGGCGGCTGCAGGTCAGGGCTTTGAAGCGGGCGGGCACGGCGTGCTGAAAAGCGGCAGCGTCTGGATGCCGGATAACCAAATCAACGGCGCGGATTTTGTCCTGCCGTTCCGCTTTAGCGAGGGTACATGGTCGCTCGGAACGCGCGGTCCGGTGACGTTGCGTATCGCAGAAGTCGTTAACCAGGTCACTGCGCGGAATATCACGGCCGATTTGCAAGGCGATTACCCGTGGAGTGAAGACAATCCGCTCCTGCTCACCAACGTCAGCACCGACGTCCTGGGTGGGAAAATCACGATGCAACAGTTACGGATGCCCCAACACGATCCGGCGCTGCTTCGGGTGCAGAATATTTCTGCCAGCGAATTGATAAGCGCGGTCAATCCGAAGCAATTTACGATGTCCGGCCCGGTCAGCGGGGCGCTGCCGTTCTGGCTGGAAAACGAAAAATGGATAATCAAAGACGGCTGGTTAACCAATCCCGGACCGATGACGTTACGCATTGATAAAGACACGGCAGATGCCATCGTCAAAGACAATATGGTGGCGGGCGTGGCGATTAACTGGCTTCGTTATATGGAAATTTCTCGCTCGTGGACGAAAATCAATGTAGATAATTTAGGTGTCCTGACCATGCAGGCGGCTATAAAAGGCACCAGCCGCGTCGATGGTAAAAGCAATGCGGTGAACCTCAATTACACCCATGAAGAGAACATTTTCACCCTGTGGCGCAGCCTGCGCTATGGCGATAATTTACAGGCATGGCTTGAGCAACATGCGGCGTTACCTGAAGCCCGCTGTCCGACAGGCAAGGAATGTGAGGAACAACGATGAAAAAGCTGGCAGGCGCGCTGGGCGTAGTCATTGTCTCGATGCTGACAGGCTGTACGCCACGTATCGAAGTGGCCGCCCCCAAAGAGCCGATCACCATCAACATGAACGTCAAAATCGAACACGAAATCCATATTAAAGTGGATAAAGACGTCGAAACGCTGCTGAAATCGCGCAGCGATCTGTTCTGAGGATGCCATGAAACAACGACTCGCAATCGGCCTTCTGGTGCTGGCAATTAGCGCTCAGGTGCAGGCGATAACGCTAAATGAAGCGCGTGCGCAGGGACGCGTTGGGGAAACGCTGAGTGGTTACCTCGCGCCGGTCCGTCAGGATCCAGAAACCTTGGCGCTGGTGAGCGACATCAACGCCGCGCGCAGTGAGAGCTACCAAAAACTGGCTGACAGCAATAATCTGCCGGTGGATGAAGTGGCAAAAATGGCGGGGCAAAAGCTGGTCGCACGGGCGCAGCCGGGTGAATACGTTAAAGGCATTAACGGGAAATGGTTGAAAAAGTAAGCCCTGATTGTGCCTGAAACCTTCGCAAGGTTTGACGCCAAAGTACGGCCTGCGCGCCTCTGATAAAAAGTGATAATCGTAATGGCCGCTGATAAAGAGTGACCATCGTAATGGCCGCTGATAAAGGGCTTGCGTCGGCAAATACTTCACTTAAACCGCCGGCAAACCCTTCACTAAAACCTCTGCATCCGTTTTCATTTTTCGCGCGTAGCGGGTCAGGGACATTACTGCTCAGCGCTCAGCGGTGCTGCCGTTGTGTGTTTTCTCCCTCTCCCCGTGGGAGAGGGTTGGGGTGAGGGCATCAGACGACGCGATCACACGGCCCAGCGGTCACGTCCAGCCTCTTTGGCGCGATACAGTGCGGCATCAGCCTGAGCAATTAACTGGCTCACGCTCAAACCTGGCGTCATTCCGGCAATACCCAAGCTCACCGTCACGCAATCACTCACTTTTGAAGCGCTATGCGCAATCGCGAAAGCGCGCAACGTATCCTGAATGCGCGCCGCCACCTGTTCCGCCATTTCTGTGGAACAATCGAAAAGGATCACCACAAATTCCTCACCGCCATAGCGCGATACCACATCATCAGGTGTGCGTACCGACTGCTTCAGCGCCTTCGCCACGCGAGCCAGACATTCGTCTCCTGCCTGGTGGCCGTAGGTATCGTTGTAGAGTTTAAAATAATCGACGTCGAGCATAATCAGCGAAAAGGATTTCTGCTGGCTGACCGCGTTTTCCAGGACGCCTTCCATCGCGCGGCGATTGGCCGTTTCGGTCAACGCATCCTGATGCGCCAGCGCGTCCAGGCGTGCGATCAGCATCTGATTTTGCTGATTACGCTCCCAGGCCTCGTCAAACCAACGCAATAAAAGAATTCGCCCGAAGATAATAATCAGCGTAAACACCAGCCAGAGGGTGGCGAAGCGAATATTCACCCCGTGATTAAGCATGATGCTTGCCACGGGAAGCGCCAGCCACAGCGGTAGCACGTAGCAGAGCAGGCCACTCAAATGATAATACAGGGCGGTAATCGCGGTGAGGATCAGAATAACGTACAGCGGCCAGGCGTGCGGCAGCTTCCAGTAAACGATGAACCAGAAACAGCACACGGACCAGATTGCGCTCAGCATCAGCAGCGCTGCGCCGATCCCCCGATAATGGCGTAAGGCCATCAAAACCAGCATCGCCGAAAGGCCAATGATGCCGAGCATCGCGCTGTTGATCAGCAAACTGGCGTGCAACGACACCTGGTAAAAGGCGTCGATGTTGTCGAACAAAGTGTTGCGCAGCCAAATCACCAGCGCAAAGCTGACGTTCACGAAGGCCAGCCAGGGCATGTTCATCGCCAGCCCGCGCGCCACCATGGCCTCGCGAGTCGGCCAGGTCGTTAACTCAGGTCGCGGATGATGTCTTTTTTCCATTCATTTTATCGCTGCTGAAAAGGGTCAGGACCGTCATAAACGGATACATGTTCAGATTGCTGCGTTACAGTGTCACTGTTTGGTTGACGCAGGGTCATTGGAAACTGATATGAGTCTGGCAGCATTATTACGAGGGTCAATGTGTAAGCGTGATTTTGTCAGCGTAGACGGGACGGTCGTGTCGAATACGATTTAATCGAAGTGAAGGCTGGGGAAGCGCGAAGCGTTGAGCGTGTGTATGAGGAAAATGAAAAACCCTCCCACCGGGCGGTGAGAGGGTAAAATCTTATGCAGCCACCAGGCTGTCGATGGCGGCTTTCGCATCGGTCTGCGCTTTGGTCGCCACTTCTGGACCGTAAGCAATCCCTTCAGCAAACACAAAGTTCACGTCGGTGATGCCGATGAAGCCCAGGAACACGCTCAGGTACGGTGAAACCAGGTCAGTTGGGGTATCTTTGTGAATACCGCCACGGCTGGACAGCACGATAGCGCGTTTACCTTTCACCAGACCTTCCGGACCGTTCTCGGTGTAGCGGAATGTCACACCAGCACGCGC
This sequence is a window from Enterobacter sp. 638. Protein-coding genes within it:
- a CDS encoding 2-hydroxyacid dehydrogenase gives rise to the protein MKLAVYSTKQYDKKYLQHVNESYGFELEFFDFLLNEKTAKTAHGCEAVCIFVNDDGSRPVLEELKKHGVKYIALRCAGFNNVDLDAAKELGLKVVRVPAYSPEAVAEHAIGMMMSLNRRIHRAYQRTRDANFSLEGLTGFTMYGKTAGVIGTGKIGIAALRILKGFGMRLLAFDPYPSAAALELGVEYVDLQTLFSESDVISLHCPLTPENYHLLNESAFEQMKDGVMIINTSRGALIDSQAAIEALKTQKIGALGMDVYENERDLFFEDKSNDVIQDDVFRRLSACHNVLFTGHQAFLTAEALISISETTLGNLQQLEKGETSPNELA
- a CDS encoding YdbH family protein, which translates into the protein MKGKYKAAIALLLLIILLPLTLLMTLAQWVPTLAGIWLPVGTRIAFEQSPRLTRNHIVIPDLRYLVEDCEIARVENATLSHPSRWKLEVGALDLNTACLNKLPQAEQSQAAPKTLAEWQSMLPYTWLTIDRLTLSPWQQWQGKLNVSLTPSMQEITYQGEQVKVRGKLRGQSLTISEFELHLPQAEQPIKLAGEFTLPLILDGAPVQGHAQATFNVPQIPSLVDADLDWEDNRGQLVVMARGNPDPLLDLPWQLTAEQLTVSDGRWHWDLSGLPLSGRVGVKVENWQQGLESATISGRLNILTQGDAGKGNAVLTLGPGKLSMDNSAMPLQLTGEAKHNDLILYAILPAQFTGSLADPQLTFEPGALLRSRGRIIDSLNIDEIRWPLAGVKLSQKGVDGRLQAILKAHENEMGDFVLHLDGQANDFLADKGLWRWRYWGDGHFTPMNARWDVAGKGEWRDSAIELTALSTGFDKLEYGTMLVSKPRLVLEHPVRWQRDETTPHFSGALSLDAQQTTFSGGSVLPPSTLKFSVDGRDPTFFQFKGDLHAGKIGPVQVNGRWDGERLRGQAWWPKQSLNVFQPLVPPDWKMNLREGELYAQVAFSAAAGQGFEAGGHGVLKSGSVWMPDNQINGADFVLPFRFSEGTWSLGTRGPVTLRIAEVVNQVTARNITADLQGDYPWSEDNPLLLTNVSTDVLGGKITMQQLRMPQHDPALLRVQNISASELISAVNPKQFTMSGPVSGALPFWLENEKWIIKDGWLTNPGPMTLRIDKDTADAIVKDNMVAGVAINWLRYMEISRSWTKINVDNLGVLTMQAAIKGTSRVDGKSNAVNLNYTHEENIFTLWRSLRYGDNLQAWLEQHAALPEARCPTGKECEEQR
- a CDS encoding YnbE family lipoprotein: MKKLAGALGVVIVSMLTGCTPRIEVAAPKEPITINMNVKIEHEIHIKVDKDVETLLKSRSDLF
- a CDS encoding DUF1318 domain-containing protein, with the translated sequence MKQRLAIGLLVLAISAQVQAITLNEARAQGRVGETLSGYLAPVRQDPETLALVSDINAARSESYQKLADSNNLPVDEVAKMAGQKLVARAQPGEYVKGINGKWLKK
- a CDS encoding GGDEF domain-containing protein, which gives rise to MEKRHHPRPELTTWPTREAMVARGLAMNMPWLAFVNVSFALVIWLRNTLFDNIDAFYQVSLHASLLINSAMLGIIGLSAMLVLMALRHYRGIGAALLMLSAIWSVCCFWFIVYWKLPHAWPLYVILILTAITALYYHLSGLLCYVLPLWLALPVASIMLNHGVNIRFATLWLVFTLIIIFGRILLLRWFDEAWERNQQNQMLIARLDALAHQDALTETANRRAMEGVLENAVSQQKSFSLIMLDVDYFKLYNDTYGHQAGDECLARVAKALKQSVRTPDDVVSRYGGEEFVVILFDCSTEMAEQVAARIQDTLRAFAIAHSASKVSDCVTVSLGIAGMTPGLSVSQLIAQADAALYRAKEAGRDRWAV